A region of Streptomyces sp. TG1A-60 DNA encodes the following proteins:
- a CDS encoding extracellular solute-binding protein: MTFPTTGPLDRRRFLTVSAGAALAATTLPACATSVDDGSEGSGAKRGSATVTVMTPDDEKKAFQAAGKALGIKINFIARDETRLNAMLAAKNPPDLVRGLGAVETPYFAARGLMADLDPYFAKSSVLKVSDLDPVNDVWRYDGEKQGAGPRYGMAKDYSQDQMFWYRTDLLEAAKLDRPSETEPLSYDEWLDMGKRLTKRRLGKVKVYGMSAAGLGTFAQLMHMTASAGGSLFAEDLASVDLTSPEARKALSWYLEYARADVGPNVANPNTDGWDWPTYQAGRMAMAGDGYWFGGAIGGDPKIAKVSRFAPAPQLGSNRVSPCFGATGYWIPKEAKNKDAAWQLFEFYFAGKPAEDRAAGGWGIPSLKSLRSRMPQGTEFQKQALRVQEKEMEHFSVLSFTPYAQVTALDGIINKVLPRAIKGKTSVGKVADELNELMNEQIAKGKELVG; the protein is encoded by the coding sequence ATGACCTTCCCGACCACAGGCCCCCTCGACAGACGTCGATTCCTCACCGTCTCCGCCGGCGCCGCACTCGCCGCGACCACGCTGCCCGCCTGCGCCACCTCCGTCGACGACGGCTCGGAAGGCAGCGGTGCGAAGCGCGGAAGCGCGACGGTCACCGTCATGACCCCCGATGACGAGAAGAAGGCATTCCAGGCTGCCGGAAAGGCGCTGGGCATAAAGATCAACTTCATCGCCCGGGACGAGACCAGGCTCAACGCGATGCTGGCGGCGAAGAACCCGCCGGACCTGGTGCGCGGCCTGGGTGCGGTGGAGACGCCGTACTTCGCCGCACGCGGGCTGATGGCAGACCTGGACCCGTACTTCGCCAAGAGCTCGGTGCTCAAGGTCTCCGACCTCGACCCGGTCAACGACGTGTGGCGCTACGACGGCGAGAAGCAGGGCGCGGGCCCCCGGTACGGCATGGCAAAGGACTACTCGCAGGACCAGATGTTCTGGTACCGCACGGACCTGCTCGAGGCGGCGAAACTCGATCGGCCCAGCGAGACCGAGCCCCTGTCGTACGACGAGTGGCTGGACATGGGCAAGCGGCTGACCAAGCGCAGGCTCGGCAAGGTCAAGGTCTACGGGATGAGTGCCGCGGGGCTCGGAACCTTCGCGCAGCTCATGCACATGACCGCCTCGGCCGGCGGAAGCCTGTTCGCCGAGGACCTGGCCTCGGTCGACCTCACCTCGCCCGAAGCGCGCAAGGCGCTGTCGTGGTACCTGGAGTACGCGCGGGCCGACGTCGGCCCGAACGTCGCCAACCCCAACACGGACGGCTGGGACTGGCCCACCTACCAGGCCGGGCGGATGGCGATGGCCGGCGACGGCTACTGGTTCGGCGGGGCGATCGGCGGCGACCCCAAGATCGCCAAGGTGTCGCGCTTCGCGCCCGCCCCGCAGCTCGGCAGCAACCGCGTCAGCCCCTGCTTCGGCGCCACCGGCTACTGGATCCCCAAGGAGGCCAAGAACAAGGACGCGGCCTGGCAGCTCTTCGAGTTCTACTTCGCCGGCAAGCCCGCCGAGGACCGGGCCGCAGGCGGCTGGGGCATCCCCAGCCTGAAGTCGCTGCGTTCCCGGATGCCGCAGGGCACGGAGTTCCAGAAGCAGGCCCTCCGGGTGCAGGAGAAGGAGATGGAGCACTTCTCGGTGCTGTCGTTCACCCCGTACGCCCAGGTGACCGCCCTGGACGGGATCATCAACAAGGTGCTGCCGAGGGCCATCAAGGGCAAGACGTCGGTGGGCAAGGTGGCCGACGAGCTCAACGAGCTCATGAACGAGCAGATCGCCAAGGGCAAGGAGCTGGTGGGGTGA
- a CDS encoding sugar ABC transporter permease, with product MSTGQLIDQTAGPRAATSSARRPAGSPRRPTSLRTRRARSFYVFTGPWVLGFLVLTVFPLGYALWLSFTNADGLSDNARFVGLDNYREVLSDPATLDSLWRTGVFTAITVPLTIAAGLLLAVLVNQPIRARGLFRTLLYLPAVVPPVGAALTFKLIFDRDSGAANGALDAAGINGITWLVDPYARYVLIALTVWAVGNGMIISLAGLQDIPRELSEAARVDGASPWQSFTRITLPLLSPVIFFQVITGIIGSLQTFMPLLIALNPTPAGVTAVPESNYFYMIHVFAQYFANGRYGYASALLWVLFAIICVVTFVIFKLSKGAVFYSVEPEPTKRKARTIGGGR from the coding sequence GTGAGCACCGGCCAGCTCATCGACCAGACCGCCGGGCCGAGGGCGGCGACGTCCTCGGCCCGGCGGCCGGCCGGCTCGCCTCGTCGGCCGACGTCGCTGCGGACCCGCCGGGCCCGGTCGTTCTACGTGTTCACCGGCCCCTGGGTGCTCGGCTTCCTGGTTCTGACGGTCTTCCCGCTGGGGTACGCGCTGTGGCTGAGCTTCACCAACGCGGACGGGTTGTCGGACAACGCGCGCTTCGTGGGGCTGGACAACTACCGGGAGGTCCTCTCCGACCCGGCGACGCTGGATTCCCTGTGGCGCACCGGAGTGTTCACCGCGATCACGGTGCCGCTGACGATCGCGGCGGGGCTGCTGCTGGCGGTGCTGGTGAACCAGCCGATCCGCGCCCGCGGGCTGTTCCGCACGCTGCTGTACCTGCCGGCGGTGGTGCCGCCGGTCGGCGCCGCCCTCACCTTCAAGCTGATCTTCGACCGTGACTCCGGAGCGGCGAACGGCGCCCTGGACGCGGCGGGTATCAACGGCATCACCTGGCTCGTCGACCCGTATGCCCGCTACGTGCTGATCGCGCTGACAGTGTGGGCCGTGGGCAACGGCATGATCATCTCGCTGGCGGGGCTCCAGGACATCCCCAGGGAGCTGAGCGAAGCGGCCAGGGTGGACGGCGCCAGCCCCTGGCAGTCCTTCACCCGCATCACCCTGCCGCTGCTGTCCCCGGTGATCTTCTTCCAGGTCATCACGGGCATCATCGGCTCGCTGCAGACCTTCATGCCACTGCTCATCGCGCTCAACCCGACCCCTGCAGGCGTCACGGCCGTGCCCGAGAGCAACTACTTCTACATGATCCACGTCTTCGCCCAGTACTTCGCCAACGGCCGCTACGGTTACGCCTCCGCCCTGCTGTGGGTGCTCTTCGCGATCATCTGCGTCGTCACCTTCGTCATCTTCAAGCTCAGCAAGGGCGCGGTGTTCTACTCCGTGGAGCCGGAACCGACGAAGCGCAAGGCCCGCACGATCGGAGGCGGCCGATGA
- a CDS encoding sugar kinase, whose translation MNGPSQERYLVTVGETLAVMAAQDVGPLVLGAGLRLRLAGAESNVAVGVSRLGGSATWIGRVSEDELGDLILRELRAEGVTTVAVRDPAPTALQLRERRTATHSRTRYYRTHTAGSRLSADDVPEHLVAGAAVLHITGITPALGEGPSQAITRAVDIAVDAGVPVSLDINFRSLLWSEEEAGRALLPLLRRSDLVFAGPHEARLAVPGADDPEELAKGICGLGPAGAVIKLGAEGAFALLDGQDYRQPAVPVTVHDSVGAGDAFVAGYLAELLAGEPPEQRLRTAVVLGAFAVATPGDWEGLPRRSELELLDHHDDVVR comes from the coding sequence GTGAACGGCCCTTCCCAGGAACGCTACCTGGTCACCGTCGGAGAGACCCTCGCGGTCATGGCCGCGCAGGACGTCGGCCCGCTCGTCCTGGGCGCGGGCCTGCGACTGAGGCTCGCCGGAGCGGAGTCGAACGTCGCCGTGGGGGTCAGCCGGCTCGGCGGATCCGCCACCTGGATCGGGCGCGTCAGCGAGGACGAGCTCGGCGACCTCATCCTCCGCGAGCTGCGGGCGGAAGGGGTCACCACGGTCGCCGTACGCGACCCCGCTCCCACCGCGCTGCAGCTGCGGGAACGCCGTACGGCCACGCACAGCCGTACCCGCTACTACCGCACCCACACGGCGGGTTCCCGGCTGTCCGCCGACGACGTCCCCGAGCACCTCGTCGCCGGCGCGGCGGTCCTGCACATCACCGGGATCACCCCGGCGCTGGGCGAAGGACCGTCTCAGGCCATCACCCGGGCCGTGGACATCGCCGTCGACGCCGGAGTACCGGTCTCACTGGACATCAACTTCCGCTCCCTGCTGTGGAGCGAGGAGGAGGCCGGGCGCGCGCTGCTGCCCCTGCTGCGCCGCAGCGACCTGGTCTTCGCAGGGCCGCACGAGGCCCGCCTCGCGGTGCCGGGCGCCGACGATCCGGAGGAGCTCGCCAAGGGCATCTGCGGCCTCGGGCCCGCCGGAGCCGTGATCAAACTGGGCGCCGAGGGAGCGTTCGCCCTCCTCGACGGCCAGGACTACCGACAGCCCGCCGTGCCCGTCACCGTGCACGACTCCGTGGGTGCGGGCGACGCGTTCGTCGCCGGGTACCTGGCGGAACTGCTTGCGGGAGAACCACCGGAGCAGCGGTTGCGGACCGCCGTCGTGCTGGGCGCCTTCGCGGTCGCCACCCCGGGCGACTGGGAGGGTCTGCCCAGGCGTTCCGAGCTGGAGCTGCTCGACCACCACGACGACGTCGTCCGCTGA
- a CDS encoding bifunctional 4-hydroxy-2-oxoglutarate aldolase/2-dehydro-3-deoxy-phosphogluconate aldolase — protein MTERPALTPQLGRTRVMAILRSADATGLPAVARALADGGITCLEVTLTTSGALQALAAIRDELGPEVAVGAGTVITTGHARDSLAAGAEFLVAPVVDTEVIRGAADSGIPCYPGAWTPTEVSTAWRAGAAAVKLFPASTGGPDHLRQLRAPLPDVPLLAVGGVGVDQARDYLTAGACAVGIGSPLLRGADRDPAPESLDALTARARTLLDAILVTPPTQEVGP, from the coding sequence ATGACGGAGCGTCCCGCGCTCACCCCGCAGCTGGGCCGGACCCGGGTCATGGCCATCCTGCGGTCGGCCGACGCGACGGGACTGCCCGCCGTGGCCCGGGCCCTCGCGGACGGCGGCATCACCTGCCTGGAGGTCACCCTCACCACCTCGGGTGCCCTCCAGGCGCTGGCCGCCATCCGGGACGAGCTCGGGCCCGAGGTGGCGGTCGGCGCGGGGACTGTGATCACCACCGGGCACGCCCGGGACTCGCTCGCCGCCGGGGCCGAGTTCCTGGTGGCCCCCGTCGTGGACACCGAGGTGATCCGCGGCGCCGCAGACAGCGGCATCCCCTGCTATCCGGGTGCTTGGACACCCACCGAGGTGTCCACCGCCTGGCGGGCGGGTGCCGCCGCCGTCAAGCTCTTCCCCGCGAGCACCGGCGGCCCCGACCACCTGCGGCAGCTGCGGGCCCCGCTGCCGGACGTCCCGCTTCTCGCCGTCGGCGGAGTCGGCGTCGACCAGGCGCGCGACTACCTGACCGCGGGCGCCTGTGCCGTGGGCATCGGCTCCCCGCTCCTGCGCGGGGCGGACCGCGACCCCGCGCCGGAGAGCCTGGACGCCCTCACCGCGAGGGCGCGCACGCTGCTGGACGCGATCCTGGTCACGCCCCCCACTCAGGAGGTGGGCCCGTGA
- a CDS encoding LpqB family beta-propeller domain-containing protein: MRDKVRTLAYGEWPSPIDAALAAAHDGHPEFVGFVGDEAWWTEPRPTEGGRRTLVRRTADGAEEPVLPAPWNVRSRVMEYGGQPWAGVMRADGPLVVFVNHADQRLYRYEPGGDPRPLTPVSSLGGGLRWVDPRPHPERNEVWCVLEEFTGDGPADVRRVVAAVPLDGSAAEDRDAVRELTDDSHRFVTGPRLSPDGRRAAWLAWDHPRMPWDGTALLVADVSEDGLLGEPRTVGGGPDESVAQAEWSADGTLVYAGDTTGYWNLYRLDVDRGHRTPLCAREEEFGGPLWQVGSRWFALLEGGLVAVVHGRGATALGILDTATGQVVDTDGPWTEFAPSLAVHGSRVIVIGAGPRIAYEVVELDAGTGHARVIGAAHDDPVDPAYYPEPQIRTFLGPAGREIHAHVHPPHHPGCVAPGTELPPYVVWAHGGPTSRAPLALDLAIAYFTSRGIGVAEVNYGGSTGYGREYRNRLREQWGVVDVEDCAAVALALADEGTADRTRLAVRGGSAGGWTAAVSLTTTDVYACGTILYPVLDLTNWGSGDTHDFESRYLDSLVGPPAEEPMRYVERSPTEHADRIGAPFLLLQGLDDVICPPAQCERFLARLEGRGVPHAYITFEGEGHGFRRAETMVRVLEAELSLYAQVFGLNPPGIPTLELAK; encoded by the coding sequence ATGAGGGACAAGGTGCGGACCCTGGCATACGGGGAGTGGCCCTCGCCGATCGACGCGGCGCTCGCCGCCGCGCACGACGGGCATCCCGAGTTCGTGGGCTTCGTCGGCGACGAGGCGTGGTGGACCGAGCCCCGGCCCACCGAGGGCGGCCGGCGCACCCTGGTGCGGCGCACGGCCGACGGTGCGGAGGAGCCGGTGCTGCCGGCGCCGTGGAACGTGCGCAGCCGGGTCATGGAGTACGGCGGTCAGCCGTGGGCCGGCGTCATGCGGGCCGACGGCCCCCTCGTGGTCTTCGTGAACCACGCCGACCAGCGCCTCTACCGGTACGAGCCGGGCGGCGATCCCCGCCCGCTCACCCCGGTGTCGTCGCTGGGCGGAGGACTGCGCTGGGTGGACCCGCGACCGCACCCCGAGCGGAACGAGGTGTGGTGCGTCCTGGAGGAGTTCACCGGGGACGGGCCCGCCGATGTGCGGCGGGTCGTCGCGGCGGTGCCGCTGGACGGCTCGGCCGCAGAGGACCGGGACGCCGTACGTGAACTCACCGACGACAGCCACCGGTTCGTCACCGGCCCCCGTCTCTCGCCCGACGGCCGCCGTGCCGCCTGGCTCGCCTGGGACCACCCGCGCATGCCCTGGGACGGCACCGCGCTGCTCGTCGCCGACGTGAGCGAGGACGGCCTGCTGGGCGAGCCCCGGACCGTCGGCGGCGGCCCGGACGAGTCCGTCGCCCAGGCCGAGTGGTCCGCCGACGGGACCCTCGTGTACGCCGGCGACACCACCGGCTACTGGAACCTGTACCGCCTCGACGTCGACCGCGGTCACCGGACGCCTCTCTGCGCCCGGGAGGAGGAGTTCGGCGGCCCGCTGTGGCAGGTCGGCTCGCGCTGGTTCGCTCTGTTGGAGGGCGGGCTCGTAGCCGTGGTGCACGGGCGGGGCGCCACCGCGCTCGGAATCCTCGACACCGCGACCGGCCAGGTCGTCGACACGGACGGACCCTGGACCGAGTTCGCCCCGTCGCTCGCCGTCCACGGCAGTCGCGTCATCGTCATCGGCGCCGGCCCCCGCATCGCCTACGAGGTGGTCGAACTGGACGCCGGCACCGGCCACGCCCGCGTGATCGGGGCCGCGCACGACGACCCCGTGGACCCCGCCTACTATCCCGAACCCCAGATCCGCACCTTCCTCGGCCCCGCCGGACGCGAGATCCACGCGCACGTCCACCCGCCGCACCACCCCGGCTGCGTCGCCCCCGGCACCGAGCTGCCGCCGTACGTCGTCTGGGCGCATGGCGGACCCACCAGCCGCGCGCCCCTGGCCCTCGACCTGGCGATCGCCTACTTCACCTCGCGGGGCATCGGCGTCGCCGAGGTCAACTACGGAGGGTCCACCGGATACGGGCGGGAGTACCGCAACCGGCTGCGCGAGCAGTGGGGCGTCGTCGACGTCGAGGACTGCGCGGCCGTCGCGCTCGCCCTCGCCGACGAGGGCACCGCCGACCGCACCAGGCTCGCCGTCCGGGGCGGCAGCGCCGGCGGCTGGACCGCCGCCGTCTCCCTCACCACGACCGACGTCTACGCCTGCGGAACCATCCTGTATCCCGTCCTCGACCTCACGAACTGGGGGTCGGGGGACACCCACGACTTCGAGTCCCGGTATCTGGACAGCCTGGTCGGGCCGCCGGCCGAGGAACCGATGCGGTACGTGGAGCGGTCGCCCACCGAGCACGCCGACCGGATCGGCGCGCCCTTTCTGCTGCTCCAGGGCCTCGACGACGTGATCTGCCCGCCCGCGCAGTGCGAGCGGTTCCTGGCCCGGCTGGAGGGGCGGGGGGTGCCGCACGCCTACATCACGTTCGAGGGGGAGGGGCACGGGTTCCGGCGGGCGGAGACGATGGTGCGGGTCCTGGAGGCGGAGCTCTCGC
- a CDS encoding lactonase family protein yields the protein MPTPAYPEAVHVLTGSYTPDTGGDGAGLATLRLAPSTGRPTYDSQVPALLVIGASFLAGHPSLDVVYSTNETDPGTVSAVARRHDGVLTPLGAPVSSGGSNPCHLTVHPDGEWLLTANYGSDTAPGTVAVHRLGADGRLLEPTDLVIHQGSGPVAGRQEGSHAHQVLVDPAGRFVLATDLGADAVFTYRLDTRTGTLERAAMNRLAAGSGPRHLAFAPGGELVFSADELSSTLTCHRYDAATGTLTAVATVPATTARDVVNQPGGIVASLCGRFVWLTNRGADTVAAFRVTGTTLEAIGETPSGGTWPRGLTYAAGHLLVANQHSGTLAPLRVLDSGALEQSAPAASVPSVVCALTL from the coding sequence ATGCCAACGCCCGCTTACCCCGAAGCAGTTCACGTCCTCACCGGCTCCTACACACCCGACACCGGCGGCGACGGCGCCGGGCTCGCCACCCTGCGGCTCGCCCCCTCGACCGGCCGCCCGACGTACGACAGCCAGGTGCCGGCCCTCTTGGTCATCGGAGCGTCCTTCCTGGCCGGGCACCCCTCCCTCGACGTCGTCTACAGCACGAACGAGACCGACCCCGGAACCGTCAGCGCCGTCGCCCGACGCCACGACGGTGTACTGACCCCGCTGGGCGCCCCGGTGAGCAGCGGCGGGTCGAACCCGTGCCACCTCACCGTCCACCCGGACGGAGAGTGGCTGCTGACCGCGAACTACGGCAGCGACACCGCGCCCGGCACCGTCGCGGTGCACCGGCTCGGCGCGGACGGCCGCCTGCTGGAGCCGACCGACCTCGTCATCCACCAGGGGTCGGGCCCGGTCGCCGGACGGCAGGAGGGCAGCCACGCCCACCAGGTGCTCGTCGACCCGGCGGGCCGTTTCGTCCTCGCCACCGACCTGGGCGCGGACGCGGTCTTCACCTACCGGCTCGACACCCGCACCGGAACCCTGGAGCGGGCGGCCATGAACCGGCTGGCCGCCGGCTCCGGCCCCCGTCACCTCGCCTTCGCCCCCGGTGGGGAGCTGGTGTTCAGCGCGGACGAGCTGTCCTCGACCCTCACCTGCCACCGGTACGACGCCGCCACGGGCACCCTGACGGCCGTCGCCACGGTGCCCGCGACCACGGCCCGCGACGTCGTCAACCAGCCCGGCGGCATCGTCGCCTCGCTCTGCGGGCGCTTCGTCTGGCTGACGAACCGCGGCGCCGACACCGTGGCCGCGTTCCGGGTCACCGGCACCACCTTGGAAGCGATCGGCGAGACCCCCAGTGGCGGTACCTGGCCCCGCGGCCTGACCTACGCGGCCGGTCATCTACTGGTCGCCAACCAGCACAGCGGCACGCTCGCCCCGCTGCGCGTCCTGGACAGCGGAGCCCTCGAACAGTCGGCCCCGGCGGCTTCCGTTCCCTCGGTCGTCTGCGCGCTCACCCTCTGA
- a CDS encoding carbohydrate ABC transporter permease — translation MSVFSRRTVVYMILTAVLVLMLSPFGWLVITALKDASELRALPIHWWPHEPTLGNFDQALTLFDYLGYARNSLTISTLYAVLVTLASAWAGYGFARLEAPGKKAVFGVLLSTMMLPGVITLIPTYLMFAKLHLVNTYMPWVLWGLSGAPYLIFLFRQFFTNMPKELEEAAIVDGCGQVRIFWRIFLPQSWPVMATSFILSFSWTWGDYIAPALLLDDARTTLAVKLATGYTNEHGAQLSNLVAAGAVMYVVPVLALFLIMQRGFISGISTSGLK, via the coding sequence ATGAGCGTGTTCTCCCGGCGCACCGTGGTCTACATGATCCTCACCGCGGTTCTGGTGCTGATGCTCAGCCCTTTCGGCTGGCTCGTCATCACCGCGCTCAAGGACGCCTCCGAACTGCGTGCCCTCCCCATCCACTGGTGGCCGCACGAACCCACCCTGGGCAACTTCGACCAGGCGCTGACCCTCTTCGACTACCTCGGCTACGCCCGCAACTCACTGACGATCTCCACCCTCTACGCGGTCCTGGTCACCCTCGCCTCTGCCTGGGCGGGCTACGGCTTCGCCCGGCTGGAGGCCCCGGGCAAGAAGGCCGTCTTCGGCGTGCTGCTGTCGACGATGATGTTGCCGGGCGTGATCACCCTCATCCCGACGTACCTCATGTTCGCCAAGCTCCACCTGGTCAACACCTACATGCCGTGGGTGCTGTGGGGTCTGTCCGGAGCCCCGTACCTGATCTTCCTGTTCCGGCAGTTCTTCACCAACATGCCCAAGGAACTGGAGGAGGCGGCGATCGTCGACGGCTGCGGGCAGGTCCGCATCTTCTGGCGGATCTTCCTGCCGCAGTCCTGGCCGGTCATGGCCACCAGCTTCATCCTCTCCTTCTCCTGGACCTGGGGCGACTACATCGCACCGGCCCTGCTGCTGGACGACGCCCGCACCACCCTCGCGGTCAAGCTCGCCACCGGCTACACCAACGAGCACGGTGCCCAGCTGAGCAACCTGGTCGCCGCCGGCGCGGTGATGTACGTCGTACCCGTGCTGGCGCTTTTCCTTATCATGCAGCGCGGCTTCATCTCCGGCATCTCCACCTCCGGACTCAAGTAA
- a CDS encoding M55 family metallopeptidase, which produces MKILISADMEGATGVTWPADVLPGTPQWERCRSMFTSDVNAAVLGFLDGGADEVLINEAHWTMRNLLLERLDERARMLTGRHKALSMVEGVQHGDVDGIAFVGYHAGAGMEGVLAHTYLANSVTGVWLDDVRASEGLLNAHVVAEYGVPVVLVTGDDVACEDALGYAPEALKVAVKDHVSRYAAVCRTPTRTAADIRAAAERAASLAVRHEPVRGGPFTVALEFDAEHLAMAATVVPGVTRIGERKAAYTSPTMYEGIRTFKAVTTIVSAAVEETYG; this is translated from the coding sequence ATGAAGATCCTCATCAGTGCCGACATGGAAGGCGCCACCGGTGTGACCTGGCCGGCCGACGTGCTGCCGGGGACGCCGCAGTGGGAGCGGTGTCGGTCGATGTTCACCTCGGATGTGAACGCCGCCGTGCTCGGGTTCCTCGACGGCGGCGCGGACGAGGTGCTGATCAACGAGGCGCATTGGACGATGCGCAATCTCCTGTTGGAGCGGCTGGACGAGCGAGCGCGGATGCTGACCGGGCGGCACAAGGCGCTGTCCATGGTGGAGGGTGTCCAGCACGGAGACGTGGACGGCATCGCCTTCGTCGGCTACCACGCGGGCGCGGGCATGGAAGGGGTCCTGGCCCACACGTATCTCGCGAACTCCGTCACCGGCGTGTGGCTCGACGACGTGCGGGCCAGCGAGGGTCTGTTGAACGCGCATGTCGTCGCCGAGTACGGGGTACCCGTGGTGCTGGTGACCGGCGACGACGTGGCTTGCGAGGACGCCCTGGGGTATGCGCCCGAGGCGCTCAAAGTGGCGGTCAAGGACCATGTGTCGCGGTACGCGGCGGTCTGCCGCACACCGACCAGAACGGCGGCCGACATCCGCGCGGCGGCCGAGCGGGCCGCGTCGCTCGCGGTGCGTCACGAACCGGTCAGGGGCGGGCCGTTCACCGTGGCGCTGGAGTTCGACGCCGAGCACCTGGCGATGGCCGCGACCGTCGTGCCGGGTGTCACCCGTATCGGCGAACGCAAGGCCGCCTACACCAGCCCGACCATGTACGAGGGAATCCGCACCTTCAAGGCGGTCACCACGATCGTCTCGGCCGCGGTGGAGGAGACATATGGCTGA
- a CDS encoding M20/M25/M40 family metallo-hydrolase, with product MAEPAEPVASAAPVEQQARDEVVRFTSDLIRIDTTNRGGGDCRERPAAEYAAALLAEAGLEPTLLERTEGRTNVVARIEGGDPSADALLVHGHLDVVPARAEDWSVHPFSGEIRDGVVWGRGAVDMKNMDAMILAVARHWARAGVRPRRDVVIAFTADEEASAVDGSGFLADEHPGLFEGCTEGISESGAFTFHDGGGRQIYPIAAGERGTGWLRLTARGRAGHGSKVNRANAVTRLAAAIARIGAHEWPVRLTPTVRASLTELAALYGIEADLDDHHDVDRLLDKLGPAAALVEPAVRNSANPTMLAAGYKTNVIPGQAVAHVDGRYLPGGEDEFRETLDRLTGPDVEWEYEHREVALQAPVDSVTYARMRAAVEEFAPEGHVVPYCMSGGTDAKQFSRLGITGYGFAPLKLPEGFDYAALFHGVDERVPVEALHFGVRVLDRFLRTA from the coding sequence ATGGCTGAGCCCGCAGAGCCCGTGGCGTCGGCTGCGCCCGTGGAACAGCAGGCCCGGGACGAGGTCGTCCGATTCACCTCCGACCTCATCCGCATCGACACCACCAACCGGGGCGGCGGGGACTGCCGGGAGCGCCCCGCCGCCGAGTACGCCGCCGCGCTGCTCGCCGAGGCGGGCCTGGAGCCCACGCTGCTGGAGCGCACCGAGGGACGTACGAACGTCGTCGCGCGGATCGAGGGCGGCGACCCGTCGGCGGACGCGCTGCTCGTCCACGGCCATCTGGACGTCGTGCCCGCGCGGGCGGAGGACTGGAGCGTGCACCCGTTCTCCGGGGAGATCCGCGACGGCGTGGTCTGGGGCCGGGGAGCGGTCGACATGAAGAACATGGACGCGATGATCCTCGCGGTCGCCCGGCACTGGGCGCGCGCGGGCGTACGCCCCCGCCGGGACGTCGTGATCGCGTTCACCGCCGACGAGGAGGCGAGCGCCGTGGACGGCTCCGGGTTCCTCGCCGACGAACACCCGGGCCTCTTCGAGGGCTGCACCGAGGGCATCAGCGAGTCGGGGGCGTTCACCTTCCACGACGGCGGCGGCCGGCAGATCTACCCGATCGCGGCCGGGGAACGCGGCACCGGCTGGCTGCGGCTCACCGCGCGCGGCCGGGCCGGCCACGGCTCCAAGGTCAACCGGGCCAACGCGGTCACCCGGCTGGCGGCGGCGATCGCCCGGATCGGCGCCCACGAGTGGCCCGTCCGGCTTACCCCGACCGTCCGCGCGTCCCTCACCGAACTCGCCGCGCTGTACGGCATCGAGGCCGACCTCGACGACCACCACGACGTCGACCGGCTGCTCGACAAGCTCGGTCCGGCCGCCGCCCTGGTCGAACCGGCCGTACGCAACAGCGCCAACCCGACCATGCTGGCAGCCGGTTACAAGACCAATGTGATCCCGGGGCAGGCCGTCGCCCACGTGGACGGGCGGTATCTGCCCGGTGGCGAGGACGAGTTCCGGGAGACCCTGGACCGGCTCACCGGGCCCGACGTGGAGTGGGAGTACGAGCACCGCGAGGTGGCCCTCCAGGCGCCGGTCGACTCGGTGACATACGCGCGCATGCGGGCCGCCGTCGAGGAGTTCGCGCCCGAGGGGCACGTCGTGCCGTACTGCATGTCGGGCGGTACGGACGCCAAGCAGTTCTCGCGCCTCGGCATCACCGGCTACGGTTTCGCGCCGCTGAAGCTCCCGGAGGGCTTCGACTACGCGGCGCTCTTCCACGGGGTCGACGAGCGCGTCCCGGTCGAGGCGCTCCACTTCGGCGTCCGCGTGCTCGACCGCTTCCTGCGGACGGCCTGA